Proteins encoded together in one Impatiens glandulifera chromosome 1, dImpGla2.1, whole genome shotgun sequence window:
- the LOC124941169 gene encoding uncharacterized protein LOC124941169 — MKGNKATILSFAEKCKSILESNWQGKLCTIKVDAKGSKGEIYSSKVKYIVKKGKPYIWVPEKDAHNMNTIIDERGSLSVTSPMTGALTQLLRSLEKPPSRIALLGEVAPLRNEKAKIVSEALEGIISSERKAMKEANHLVSGIMSSSNMKATTRSESLMGIINSNESYVVYKFSPSSYTYIDSNGGNHEVAVEDIATAEIDPLSHFSTSLIDGINNSEARRKALILFCITHQNTNAKDAFMLSVDYKGFNVLGKILGPMKHDGSRDYTWSEFRFTFDEQAHDLQTFCSRLVEMEEKALKKVTSFSGLGLKTE; from the exons ATGAAGGGAAACAAAGCTACAATCTTATCCTTTGCCGAGAAATGCAAG AGTATTTTGGAATCAAACTGGCAAGGGAAGCTTTGTACAATAAAAGTCGACGCCAAAGGGAG CAAGGGAGAAATTTATAGTTCGAAGGTCAAGTATATTGTGAAGAAAGGGAAACCCTACATCTGGGTACCTGAGAAAGATGCACACAATATG AACACAATTATTGATGAGCGCGGTTCTTTATCCGTTACTAGTCCCATGACTGGTGCACTTACACAATTACTAAGGTCCTTAGAAAAG CCTCCGTCACGGATTGCTCTGCTAGGAGAAGTTGCTCCCCTTAGAAATGAGAAG GCAAAAATAGTATCTGAAGCTCTTGAAGGAATCATATCGTCAGAAAGGAAAGCTATGAAAGAGGCCAACCATTTGGTTTCTGGCATAATGTCTTCTTCAAACATGAAAGCTACAACTCGAAGTGAAAGCCTTATGGGAATTATTAATAGCAACGAAAGCTATGTGGTTTATAAGTTCAGTCCAAG TTCATACACGTACATCGATAGCAATGGAGGCAATCATGAAGTTGCCGTAGAAGATATTGCAACAGCTGAGATAGATCCCTTAT CACATTTTTCCACAAGTTTAATTGACGGGATTAACAATAGTGAAGCAAGGCGCAAAGCTCTAATACTTTTCTGTATTACTCATCAGAATACAAATGCCAAG GATGCTTTCATGCTTTCAGTGGATTACAAAGGATTTAATGTGTTGGGGAAGATTTTAGGTCCAATGAAACACGACGGTTCTCGTGACTACACGTGGTCAGAGTTTCGGTTTACATTCGATGAGCAGGCCCACGATTTGCAGACCTTCTGTAGTCGACTTGTAGAGATGGAAGAAAAGGCTCTCAAGAAAGTTACTAGCTTCAGTGGCTTGGGGTTGAAAACTGAATAG
- the LOC124944969 gene encoding glutamic acid-rich protein-like, with protein sequence MASTIIPEFAARVSWKTNLSNIATKFATMDIMERDRIEEEYVEKVEDLVKVNKKKKKKIEEEDVEIVHVLMEIEEDNEKDEKDKEKIEEDKEKDVIEEDKKDAVFVEKNEEDKEDDLFVKKDEEVNEKIDEENNDNIEEDNEKI encoded by the exons ATGGCGTCAACCATAATTCCTGAGTTTGCTGCTAGGGTATCATGGAAAACCAATCTGTCAAACATTGCCACCAAGTTTGCTACAATGGATATAATGGAAAGG GATAGGATTGAGGAGGAATATgtggagaaggtggaggatcTGGTGAAGgtaaataagaagaagaagaagaag ATTGAGGAGGAAGATGTAGAGATTGTGCATGTGTTGATGGAGATTGAGGAAGACAATGAGAAGGATGAGAAAGACAAAGAGAAGATTGAGGAAGACAAGGAGAAGGATGTG ATTGAGGAAGACAAGAAGGATGCTGTGTTTGTGGAGAAGAATGAGGAAGACAAGGAGGATGATCTGTTTGTGAAGAAGGATGAG GAGGTGAATGAGAAGATTGATGAGGAAAACAATGATAATATTGAGGAAGACAATGAGAAGATTTAG
- the LOC124919900 gene encoding heat shock cognate 70 kDa protein-like: MAGSWKGPAIGIDLGTTYSCVGVWQHDHVEIIVNDQGNRTTPSYVSFTETERLIGDGAKNQAAMNPMNTVFDAKRLIGRKFSDPLVQSDAKYWPFKVVSGPEDKPMIVVSFKGEEKQFYAEEISSMVLIKMKEVAETFLGTEVKNAVITVPAYFNDSQRQATKDAGVISGLNVMRIIIEPTAAAIAYGLNNRANSVGKKNVLIFDFGGGTFDVSVLTIDGSVFDVKATAGDTHLGGEDFDNRMLNHFVQEFKRKNNKDISGNARALRRLRTACERTKRTLSYTVQTMIEIDSLFEGVDFNFNITRAQFEEMNMDLFMKCMETVKKCLIDAKMDKSCVDDVVLIGGSTRIPKVQQLLKDFFNGKEFCQSINPDEAVAFGAAVQASILCGEETQKIQDLVLLDVTPLSLGVDTIGGIMTVVIPRNTTIPQKAEKGLITIVDNQLSMNIKVYEGERSMTEDNNLLGHFTLSGIPPLPRGVGAVTVCFNIDADGILDVSAKVNATGVENKVRIKQEKGRLTAKEIKKMVQEAEKYRLEDMEHKKGAMARNALEYYAYKMRNNVKKMISHLAYGDKLKIDNAIEEAFVWLQNNQLTKKAVVFEVKLKELESVCNPIISKAHDAGFGGP; this comes from the exons ATGGCAGGGAGTTGGAAAGGACCGGCGATTGGAATCGATCTGGGTACAACCTACTCATGTGTTGGAGTTTGGCAGCACGACCATGTCGAAATCATTGTCAATGATCAGGGCAACAGAACCACTCCTTCTTACGTTTCATTCACTGAAACAGAGCGATTGATCGGCGACGGGGCTAAGAATCAGGCAGCTATGAACCCAATGAACACTGTTTTTG ATGCAAAGAGATTGATTGGTAGGAAGTTTAGTGATCCGTTAGTGCAAAGTGACGCCAAATACTGGCCGTTCAAGGTGGTTTCTGGGCCAGAAGACAAACCAATGATCGTTGTCAGCTTCAAAGGTGAGGAGAAGCAGTTCTATGCAGAGGAAATATCTTCCATGGTTTTAATCAAGATGAAGGAGGTCGCTGAGACCTTTTTGGGAACAGAGGTGAAAAATGCTGTCATTACAGTGCCGGCTTACTTCAATGATTCCCAAAGACAAGCCACCAAAGACGCTGGTGTAATTTCTGGTCTGAACGTGATGCGTATCATCATTGAGCCAACTGCTGCTGCCATTGCCTATGGTCTAAACAATAGAGCAAACAGCGTGGGAAAAAAGAACGTCCTCATTTTCGATTTCGGTGGAGGAACATTTGATGTCTCTGTCTTGACCATTGATGGGTCTGTCTTTGATGTGAAGGCCACTGCTGGTGATACCCATTTGGGAGGAGAGGACTTTGACAACAGAATGCTGAATCATTTTGTGCAGGAATTCAAGCGCAAGAACAACAAGGATATAAGCGGAAACGCCCGTGCCTTGAGGAGACTGAGGACTGCTTGCGAGAGAACGAAGAGGACTCTTTCTTATACTGTCCAGACTATGATAGAGATTGATTCTCTCTTTGAGGGCgttgactttaattttaatataaccCGAGCCCAATTTGAGGAGATGAACATGGATCTATTCATGAAGTGTATGGAAACTGTTAAGAAATGCTTAATTGATGCGAAGATGGACAAGAGTTGCGTTGATGATGTTGTCCTGATTGGTGGGTCTACTAGAATTCCCAAAGTACAACAACTTCTTAAGGATTTCTTTAATGGCAAGGAATTTTGCCAGAGTATCAACCCTGATGAAGCTGTCGCCTTTGGTGCTGCAGTTCAAGCTTCCATTTTGTGTGGTGAGGAAACTCAGAAAATTCAAGATCTAGTACTTCTTGATGTCACTCCTCTCTCACTTGGAGTTGATACAATTGGAGGCATCATGACAGTCGTGATTCCTAGGAACACTACAATTCCCCAAAAGGCGGAGAAAGGCTTGATTACAATCGTTGACAACCAATTGTCTATGAATATTAAAGTGTACGAGGGTGAGAGATCGATGACGGAAGACAATAATCTTCTTGGACATTTTACCTTGTCCGGAATTCCCCCGTTACCGAGGGGTGTTGGTGCAGTTACTGTATGCTTCAACATCGATGCAGACGGGATATTAGACGTTTCAGCAAAGGTAAATGCAACTGGTGTAGAGAATAAGGTGAGAATAAAGCAAGAAAAAGGGAGGTTAACGgcaaaagagataaaaaagatGGTACAAGAGGCGGAGAAATACAGGTTGGAGGATATGGAGCACAAGAAGGGAGCTATGGCCAGGAATGCATTGGAGTATTATGCTTACAAAATGAGGAACAATGTCAAGAAGATGATATCACACTTGGCTTATGGTGACAAGTTGAAGATAGACAACGCAATAGAAGAGGCATTTGTATGGCTGCAAAACAATCAGCTTACTAAGAAAGCGGTTGTGTTTGAGGTCAAGCTTAAGGAGTTGGAAAGTGTATGCAATCCCATCATTTCCAAGGCTCATGATGCTGGTTTTGGGGGACCTTAg